atatatttttaaggatTTTTATAGTTTGGGTTGGAAGAATGGGCGGTGAATTTTGGATATCTTTATTAGAAATATTAGGAGataccaattgagttacaagactcttgataTGAAAATATAGTTTCAATCAAGGTCATAGAAAGGATCAACCCCAATTGGGTTCTTAGGTGGTGGGTGGCGGGTTTATTAGTCTAAGGTATAACGTAAACTTAGAAGTCACAGGTTCAATCCATCACACAATCAGTTTAGAAGATTTTTGAAGTGTCACCTCATGGGTAGAGAGCGAAATAGACTATTTAAAGGCTGGGGCATCACTTTCTTCATTCTTTATTAGGGGCAATTATACCTTACTCCTCTAAACTATATCCTTCTGTTGGGGCATTTTAATATTAAccaattaaaatgaataaatattacaacataaatgtaaaatgatgtggaagtgaatatggaagatgaagagtGAGTGAAATtatttaatcccacattgaaaaagagagactattttattctttttaattgtggtgattaatggacTAATATGAATTGAATCAGATATTGTGTTAGATACGTGCGCGACAGGGAGGTGAAGGGTGGAGGtgtcaaaaatggaaatgaatcagTCTCTTGGATAATATTAGCGTATAGTTTAGGGATAAAGCATAATTTTCTCCTCTTATTAACAACAAAGAAAGTGGCAgcttagaaaaaaagaaagtgacaCAGCTATCATTTTGTGAGAATTATAATAAGATTGCAGTAATATTGCTATATTTAATTGTATAGTTGGAATTTGAATATTTGTTGTAACTACCTCATGCTTTCAACTCTacttaaaaagatttttttttttttttatttatttatttttttttttatagggtgTCCTATTATGGACACTATATATGATGCTtgctcaaaatttaaaataaaaagaattatttaGAAGAGACTGAGAAAGGCTTCTTGATATTATCTCTAGAGTCACCCCAATATCGTGGTTCCAAACTAGTAGGGATTATTAATGGTATTATGTTTTCTCGCAAACTATAATAAAAGACATGGACTCAAATTATGccaacactaaaaaaaataattaatgtcttaatttgatgataaagagtgaTCATTAAGAATGGACAACATAGATTCAAATTCTATcatattcattaaaaatgaaaatctaaCTAGAATAACTCAACTATAATTATCATCTTTCCATTTTATTCACACATCCtttacattttatttcatgGTGATTAAAGATGAATACAAATCTCGTGTACCTTTTTTTGTGTATCATTTTATATtctaccaatcacaacttgccatgtattgattttatttttcttataaaataactggagttgaaaatggaaaaaaattatacatgtaGCAAATTATGATTGGTGGAACATAGAATGATACACAAAAAATGGTACAAATGATTTTTATccatcaaagatcaatagttatgttcctataaaaaaaaaaaagttatgtcaTTGATTATAGAATTACACCTAGTATAACTTTAAGAAATGTTACATcacttattatttttcaattgaatGCGAATTTAGATGAATTGttgttagattatattatcttcttatattctctatCATTGCAAGATTTCTTGgtgatcaaaaatcaatagttatgtcattaattaattgtttaaatttaagtttttatagtttaaaacaATGCACACATAATTTTGCCAAAATCagataaaaatgattttattaataaattaaaattttaaattttgtgagtTATATCTTTGTCTTCATAAATTTGCAGtctatatataagttttgtcGTTGTCCTGCGGATTAAGCTTATTTTAGAATGTTTGATCACGTTCATTTTCTAGAGACGGAAGAGAGATAGCTACTATTCTGTacaataagaaattaaaagagagaTAGCTACCTCCTGATTTGCCAAATTCTGCCAAGGTATCCCAAGCAATTTGGGCAGTTCTTGTACTTTTCTTAAAGCTGAAAAATGCATCCGACGATTCCCAGATCAAATATAAAGCTATGGCATTCTTCTTGCTCCTATCATTAAAGGCGATTTCAGCATCTTCGGGTTCGGTGGCTGCTTCATCAATGTCCCAAAGATCTTTTTGCCTCAAATAAGCTTCCATCCGGACGCTCCAAGCCTCATAATCATATTCCTCAGAAACTAAAAGTAAAAGAACAGCAATTATATCTGTATATTCTTTATTTGGTAGAAGCAATTAGATATATTATGTACATATACGAAACTTCTGCTATCTATCTTTTGCAagatacttaaaaataaaataaaaaataaaaaataaaccctTAAAACACCCACATAAATATACAAACATGCATAAGCGCATGTgcaaatattagaaaaaataactctcaatttttaatattagaaTAGGCCATAACTTGTAAACATATTGGATTACTTATATTATTAGTTGGGATGAAGAGAATTGAATCctgaatattttcattaaaaacactaaaaaatactAGTTAAACTGCAAAACTTTGTATTACAtaacttataaatatattgCAAACAATTTTGTTTGATACATAATGTTGGAGAGAACTTATTATCTTATTAAATCCTAATGAGCatataaatgtaaaatataTCAATACTATTTTATTGTAACATTAAATCTGACCAATTCAGTTATTCCTTTGATCATTaactataattaatttaatattttagttcaCAATCAAATATGGACaagcaattaaaaatttaactgaagataaaatatatatacaattctATATGTCCATTCACCAAACTGgataagtgaattaattaaaaaaaaaaaaaaagcccggTTAACGGATGCTTTtagaaaatttgttcatgaaccattttagtaaaattttaatatcatttttatagaaaatataaaaaaactgtcaaaaaaaattaagagaagtgCTAtgattacaacatttttacaatacttttacaacaatTCTTAAGCGGTAATTTATTACTAATTCTAATATGAATCCActattgaaattgtttttttaccCACCAGTAATTGTTAGTAACAATTTGCCATGTAAAATtcgttgtgaaaattttgtaaaattattgtggatattttctctaaaattaataacttttttttccataaaaaatttctaaaaaaaagtttctaaactAATACTTCAAAGAGATCCCTTaactttttctataaaaaaaatgctaataaaattaattaagtcatTATAACTAGTACTACTTATTCAAAATTAAGAAGGTAccctagaaaataaaaaagtaggtattctagaaaatatagttAGTGTAATTTGGAGGGTGTGTATAAATATAGTTGAGGTTTTATTGTTTGGTTTGTAATAAGTATagttgttttgtttggtttagaTCTGGTTGGCCAAGGTGAGCTAGCTACCAAGTTTTAACAGCAGCAATGCGCgtttgagttttctttctttcttgatatatatatatatatatatatatatagagagagagagagagagagagagagagagagagagagagagagagagagagagagagagagagagagacagactACATATCCAACCTTAAAAATATTTGACTATGAGCATGTGcattttttagagagagatcTAGAAATACCTATGTAATCACTTTTGGGGATTTTGCATATTTCTTGCAAAGTATCCCAAGTAACTTTGGCTGAAGTAATCCCCCAAATCGCGAAACGTAAGCGGTATCCGCATGAAAACACGATCACTACTAAAGCTTCATCATTTTCTACTTCGGGAGGTTCATTGGTTCTTTCCACAATGTCCCAGAGCTGTTGATCCGTCAAATAGGTTTTCACTTGAAGACTCCAATCCCCATGATTGTCTACGTCATCAAGACGCTTAATAACAGCTGGAATCGACTCAAGACGTTCAATAACAGCTGCAATCGACTTTTCATTTGTGACAATATCTGTACAACATTGATAAAAGGAAGATTTGTTATGTATCAATGATAGTTGTTTTATTAACTTCCCTAAGTTACTTGCAGACTACTAAGTAATGTAATGTTTAATAATCATTTGCTACTTTTTAACTTTTCCTGatgaataaattattttttggaaagaaaaaaaaaatactaggaTTTGGGGCGTAATATTCAAGTACAAACATTTGTCCTAAATCCgataaacttaaaaaacacACATAAGTATAGCATACGTGCATGCATAtacattaaaagaaatatatcttgttttttaataatagaatTAGAATAGGTTTTAACATGTGAACATATTGCATGACTTATATGAATAGTTGGGGATAGAGGGAATTGAACTCTGAATGTCTTCATTAGAAGCACCTAAAGTTATTAGTTGAGCTGCAAAACTCTTAGCATTGCATAActtatagcattttttttttttttatacaagatagaaattctactctaacataatttagtattttaattcttaatcaaatatggacaaggaagtaaaaaattaaatatataaaaaaaatatttgtgcaaTTCTATATTACCATATATAAATCAAACTTATAACTcataagttgttttttttttttttttttttttttttttttttttttgttgtgttaaatagtttcaacctataacaTTCGTTTctgataataattatttatcatcagaccaaaacactaatcagtttttggtataggcagagattgaacccaaaatcttttattcaaccataagagattttactagttgagctaattggaacccacataACTCATAAGTTAAgtgaatataaaaaatgcaaatagGATTAATTAAGTCATTAAAGGAAGTACTATTGAATTCAAAGTTAAGTGGGTAATGTagaaagtaatttttattacaaacCCAAAGTCAGATTTGATGTTATAataaacgagagagagagagagagagagagagagagagagagagagagagagagagagagagagagagagagagagagttaatgTAATTGGTTGGTGTGTATATATGGTTGAGGTTttattgtttgaaatttttttttagataaaggTTTTATTGTTTGATAAGTTGGTAGTAACTAATAACAACAGTTGTTTTGGTTGGTTTAGACCTCTAGTTGGTCTTGATGTCTACTAACTTCCAGGTGTAACTAACAGCACCAGGAAGAATGAAAGTTAAAGTGTTtaacggttttttttttctggaaaaCATTAAACACTTTCGTTCTTGATACACATTTACCGGACTAATACTGGATAACTATGCTAAATTAAAAATGTTTGAGCATGTGCATTTTAGAGAGAGATCTAGAGATACCTATATGTAACTTACTTTTGGGGACTGCGCATATTGCTGCCAAAGCATCCCAAACAATTTTGGCGGAAGTAATCGTCTTAAGCTCGACACTTAACCCGGGCCAAAAACATGAATACCGGATCAGTCCTAGAGCCATGTCATTCTTTTCTGCTTCGGGAGGGTCATCGGTTCCTTCCACAATGTCCCAGAGCTGTCGATCTGTCAATATGGTTTTCATTTGTAGACTCCAATCCAGATAATTGTTCCCGTCAACCgcaagaaattcaaaaccaGCTGCAATTGCAAACAAAATTATTCGATAcataaattttgaagaaaacttATTATCTTATTAAATCCTAATGAGAATATACATGAACGAAAATATCAATACTGTTTTATGTGTAACATTAAATCTTGCCTATTTAGTTATTCCTTTGATCACTAGCTATAGTTAATTTAAGGTGTTACGTTAAAAATGTTTGAACATGTGCATTTTAGAGAGAGATGTAGAGATACCTATGTAACTTACTTTTGGGGAGTGTGCATATTGCTGCCAAAGTATCCCAAGCTATTTTGGCCGAACTAATCTTGTTAATTGCGTTATCAAACTCATTACGGCACTCACGCCCGATCACTTCTAGAGCCAGGTCATTCTTTTTGGACCAAGCCTTAAAAGCAGCAGCATCATTTTCTAGGTTGGGAAGTTCATCGGTTCCTTCTACAATGTCCCAGAGCTGTCTACGGTCCAATAATTCTGCTTTCACTTCACGACTCCATTCGTTATATTTGTCCACGTCATCAAGATGTATCACTTTTAAATCTGTGAATACATCCACTTGTTGTGAGGAGCAAATATATACAACATTGATAAAAGGAAGATTCGTTATGTATCAATGATTGTTGCTTTATTGACTTCCCTAAGCTACTTGCTTTCTACTAACTAACTAATgtaatgtttaattattttgatatatatttttaaatttttcctgatgaaaaaaatattttctggaaaataaaaagagaagattCTAGTATATGAATACTAATATACTAATGGCCAAAAgatgggaaaaaataaaaaaagcattttaattAAACGACAATAAAGAAAGTCacttaaaaaaaacactattgaCTAAAATATGACTTcgtttttattctcttttgttttttcattaatCTTGagtaaatcttttttcttttttagaagatTTTCCCAGAGTAAATCAAGAACACAACactaaattcaatttatttaataGAATCTCTAGCAACCTATAAAGTAGTGTGTACTTATCCACTTTAATGGCTATGGCATTAGAGAGAGTGATTTTAGGGGATAGTCTTAATTTTACTAAAAAGGTCTTAGAATAATACTATAGCCACAAgctattttacaatacttttataaaatgttgatgtgagATATGAATATTCTGACCCTAATGAGTTGgtttaataattctttaaaGTCTTGTGATATCCATGAAGTCCTGAGTTTGAAACTCTTGCTAGTATTTTAAGGTCATCTTAAGAGAATCCTCCCTAAAATAATATGATGTTTGTttgaaaaaagaatagaaatatTAGATATCATATCCAATCCTAAGTCAGGGTTCATAATTCATTATCTTAGTCAAGGATCATTATCCCACGACCTatataaatgaaaacaaaagtATCATAATTGTACTAGTAATAATACTATGCAATGATACAAGAAAACTAACTTTGGCCTAACTTTGGCTTAAATCTCTCTCCCCAATTCTAACATGGTGTTAAGAGTATTTATAGTCTTCTTTGGCCtctacttttgtttttttccccttataaattataattttcaaatcttCTGGGCACTATTAATTTTGAGTCACAAATCAAAATACTCGAAAAGATTAGTAGTACATCTACAAAACATCAATATCGCTACTATCAAAATCTAGAAACAACTCCCTCATGTGCCTTTTAGAGGTATATGCAACCCGCGAAATCAATTGTTGAATAATCATTGGAAATGTTGTCCACAACTGATGTCATCATTGAAGCTACTAGTACTGTTATTATCCAGCCATTAGCAACACTCTCATCTGTTGATCCATCAATTTGGCATTGGCACTGCCATTATCTGACCATTGCAACTATTCTGCGACCATATTCTGTCATCGACCATCACTCACTACTGCAATCAACATCTTTTACACAATTTCAATTCCACGTCAAGCATGGTTATACATATCCAATTTGGTCTAAAATGGTCAGCATTAGGTTTGAGGATGGGTGTCTGACATATCAAACCCAATCTAATTCAATACCCAAATCAATTATCTTACTTTAGATTTATCGTACTAGGACCTATTTGTATGTGTTACCCTAGATTATCCCTAGATTATTGGGATTGATACATGTACTATATAGATATAACCAGTAAGTTTTCTCTACATGAAACGAAGCGATAATAATTCAACTTATACTACGTTCCATTACTGCTAATTTAAGTAGCCTTAAGGTTGATCTAGGGTTTAATTTACTAAGTACTTTAGAGAATTAGGAATTCATGTTGTGTGTTACTTATGGTAagggaaagaaagagagctatTTGGATGCGAATGAAACTTGGGTCTTGTAAAAGTACTTTTGTGAcactttttaatctttttattttcttagcaaTGACGGCCATGGAGACATAAGTTTAAAGCCGAAAGACTAGTAACGTAAATCTTTGTATTTCCTATGctgtttttcttttagttttctatttttattttgcataaaCTTACTATTATTGGCTACACACACAACAAATAGTTATCAAAACTTAACAATCATAGCTTTGGCtttctcaacaaataaaaacagATAATTTTGACCAAAAAAGAATCCATCAGAAATTTCATGATTTTCttaatacatgtaaaatataaattccACCCCATGCGTTTGGAATACaaatgaacaaattaaaaaaaaaattttaaaaaaaaaaaaaaaacaaatgaacaaGTTCATAAAGAATTTTATAGAGTTTATACATGTGATACAATCTGGGGCTCTTTCATGTGAGTGTGTGCTAAAAGCACAACACTAAACAACGTTAAACAAGAGACAAAGAAACGATGCCGTATCATTAAACAAGAACAAACGAAAATTCACAAAGCGATGTCGTATAGATAGCACACGTGTCATAATCGTATTGGTTTCTTTTGCAACCGTTGCGTTAGTTAGATTTGTtatttctgttttcttttcccGCTCTTTTTTTGGGCTCGCGTACATGCTCTGTTATGTATTTAGAGTTTTAGAGGagctttgtattttatttttatgctatccatttcttttcttcaataacAAGAATCTTATTAAGAGAGAGTTTCTTTCTTAGTtttattcaaaaagtttatttcTCTACAACCCTATCAATGACCAAATGGGCAAAGACTCACcgaaaccaccaccaccacaaccacactGAATACATCGAAGAAACAATGGCAACCACTCCAGTGTTATTATTTTAGCTATTATTATATCATCAATTTGCAAACTTTAAGCTATTATTTTAGAATGTTAGAGCATGTGTATTTTCAGGAGAGAGATAGCTACCTGAGTCTGGGTCAAGGGTAGCCCAAGCAACTTCAGCCTCACTAATCTTCTCTATCAAAGAAAATCTGTCCGACCCACAGGATTCCCTGATCAAATATAAAGCCATAGCATTCTTCTTGCTCCAATTAGGTGTAGTTGGTTCGGTTGTTATTTCAACAATGTTCCAAAGATCATGATACATTAAAACTTCTTTCATCCGATTGCTCCAACGCACATAACTTACTTCCTTCTCCTCTGAAACTAAAACACCAGCAACAATTTAATATATCATTCTCACATATAAAATTGTGACTAAGTGAAGATTCTATTAAACTCTTTTAGATATCCAAAATACCGTAGTGGGGGCATTAGGTATATTACATTTCAACCATTCTTGCTTTACATTGTTTACCTGATTTCACATTTCAATTTCTCCTCATACTTCCAATGTACACACTCTACATTCCAGACAATTGTTTACAAAGTGTGGACATCGTGTATGcacatttttttgaaaggggaaGCAATGACTTTTTCTAAGACTTTTTGTTATGACACTGACCTCCCTTAATTTGGAATAAGATAGTCACttcctttaaaataaaaattatttgcacATGCCCTCCCCTGAATgattaaaaattcattaaaattctttggggattttttttttctccaaagtTCCTATTAGAGAAATGTGAATGCAAATCTAAGTGAAgggtaaaatacaaaatttaagttttttagagaacaaaataaagttGGACAGATGGGGGGAAATTTTAACTAGTGGGGAAAACATAacataattacatttttttggatgaagtaaaaaagtgaaatttattGAAACTTGGATCAAATCTGATGAAGAAATTTGTAGCAAATGATTCTGTTATATACGACCTACAACTTAGACATCTAAATAGAGAAACGTATAGGTAGCTTAGTTATGTATTTATCCCACCATTGTGATAGTACACGTGTTATGTTGTCATTGGTACCTAGAGTTGGTGGACCTTTCTGTTATGTTAATTATAAGCTATTAATTAGTTAGAGTTtcagtttttcttatttttccagtTTTGTATTCTCTGCTTCTTGTATATATCAGCAGAGATTGCGTTATTCATTCAATGAGAAATCAGAGAAGATTATCACATTCTTGATCTCCAATCACAAATTTGACCCTAATCTTTCAATATCGTGTCAATTTAGCCTATATTGTTATCTCTTAGATGAAAATTGCTGACATGACtaataaccaaaataaaaaaattagttgccATTGATGTggcaataaactaattttttattttggccgtttgccacatcagcaattttcATCCAAGTGATAACAGCAAAAACTAAATTATCAAATCACTGGAAGGTTaggaatcaaattgaaatataatataaagaatagagactaaatacataatttaccaTAAATTTAAATACTAGCCTTTCTAGATTCTTATTAAAAATACGTAATGCACTTAAATAGTTGACTAATGTATTTTTAATTCCCTCTAATTACTCTTATGTCATATATAGCTCATTAAATTATAGTGTATTTAATGTgtactatatttattttttatttttattaaattgacttgTATCTAGCTTGGTCACCCTTGAAAAAGTTTTTGGCACTGCCACT
This genomic stretch from Quercus robur chromosome 4, dhQueRobu3.1, whole genome shotgun sequence harbors:
- the LOC126722672 gene encoding uncharacterized protein LOC126722672 isoform X4, which codes for METRTSSSGAVSEVLKVDNYLGWSVQVKTYLIAQDLWDIVEATDECPNQEDDEAAFKAWSRKNAMALHVILISCPQRICHVISLIDSAKIAWETLKAICNIPKSRYVVSEEKEVSYVRWSNRMKEVLMYHDLWNIVEITTEPTTPNWSKKNAMALYLIRESCGSDRFSLIEKISEAEVAWATLDPDSDLKVIHLDDVDKYNEWSREVKAELLDRRQLWDIVEGTDELPNLENDAAAFKAWSKKNDLALEVIGRECRNEFDNAINKISSAKIAWDTLAAICTLPKTGFEFLAVDGNNYLDWSLQMKTILTDRQLWDIVEGTDDPPEAEKNDMALGLIRYSCFWPGLSVELKTITSAKIVWDALAAICAVPKNIVTNEKSIAAVIERLESIPAVIKRLDDVDNHGDWSLQVKTYLTDQQLWDIVERTNEPPEVENDEALVVIVFSCGYRLRFAIWGITSAKVTWDTLQEICKIPKSDYIVSEEYDYEAWSVRMEAYLRQKDLWDIDEAATEPEDAEIAFNDRSKKNAIALYLIWESSDAFFSFKKSTRTAQIAWDTLAEFGKSGGKKNSELRKYVSFTQNLRKGNWPPARQFISSCPEAKSAIIANTGSTALHIAILAGHLHIVKELVNVLPTDKLKIKDKDGNTVLGYCALVGNTEMAKCIFQKCPSLLGIGNGPSGLIPVVMALTHDSNTNAVAQCLFTATDPTYLSPGKSVNGATFFTRCIYSKAFDMACNVLEKFPNSVTALDIENESPVLALASMSFACTSGNQLIFWKRWIYNPRGFVWNLLKFLRMINLIN